In Sulfitobacter sp. OXR-159, one DNA window encodes the following:
- a CDS encoding ABC transporter permease, protein MIPFRALMQPHRIVMLALLLAVVIWCAVALRWDWIPEYAPLALEGLWRTIWILVVTCVLGFLLAIPLGLAQAIGPWYLSAPARIFCTVIRGTPLLLQIWLLYYGLGSLFPQIPWIRGSELWPYLRQAWPYAVLALTLSYAGYEGEVMRGAFSSVNKGQLEAANAFGMPRFTMFRRIWLPQAIRNVLPTLGGETILQLKATPLVATITVVELYAVSSRVRSDTFIVYEPLILLAVFYMIIAGVIALLFRRFESQVPG, encoded by the coding sequence ATGATCCCCTTTCGCGCACTGATGCAGCCCCACCGCATTGTCATGCTGGCGCTTTTGCTGGCTGTGGTCATCTGGTGCGCCGTGGCGCTGCGGTGGGATTGGATACCGGAATATGCCCCGCTGGCGTTGGAAGGGCTCTGGCGCACGATCTGGATACTGGTCGTCACCTGCGTGCTGGGCTTTCTTCTGGCGATTCCGCTGGGCCTCGCGCAGGCCATCGGGCCTTGGTACCTGTCTGCCCCTGCCCGGATATTCTGCACCGTCATCCGTGGCACGCCCCTGCTCTTGCAGATCTGGCTGCTCTATTACGGCCTCGGCTCGCTGTTCCCGCAAATCCCTTGGATCCGCGGCAGTGAACTCTGGCCCTACCTGCGCCAAGCTTGGCCCTATGCGGTGCTGGCGCTGACGCTGTCTTATGCGGGCTACGAAGGCGAGGTCATGCGGGGCGCATTTTCAAGTGTGAACAAGGGGCAGCTTGAGGCTGCAAACGCATTCGGCATGCCGCGTTTCACCATGTTCCGCCGCATCTGGCTGCCGCAGGCGATCCGCAACGTCCTGCCGACATTGGGCGGTGAAACCATCCTGCAGCTCAAGGCCACACCTCTGGTGGCGACAATCACGGTGGTCGAGCTTTATGCCGTGTCCTCGCGTGTGCGCTCGGACACGTTTATCGTCTATGAACCGCTGATCTTGTTGGCTGTGTTTTACATGATCATCGCCGGGGTCATCGCCTTGTTGTTTCGGCGTTTTGAGAGCCAAGTGCCGGGATAG
- a CDS encoding ABC transporter permease encodes MIFETLGLAESAQLLSLSPPGWGGNLLRGLANSLQIAFGAFGFGLLIGLFGAYGKLYGGVVLRDLLAVYTTVIRAVPELVLILILYYVGTDLINKVSGAMGYGRVEISGVVAGIWVLGVVQGAYATEVLRGAIQAVPAGQIEAARAYGMPPLMLLRRVTIPAMMSFATPGLANLWLIATKDTALLAIVGFSELTLETRQAAASTRAYFTFFLAAGALYLIVTLCSGAVFARIEKWARRGQPSLKGAGR; translated from the coding sequence ATGATCTTCGAAACGCTCGGGCTTGCCGAGAGTGCGCAACTACTGTCCCTCAGCCCGCCGGGCTGGGGCGGCAACCTGTTGCGCGGGCTTGCGAACTCTCTGCAAATCGCATTTGGCGCTTTTGGGTTCGGTCTGCTGATCGGGCTTTTTGGGGCCTATGGCAAGCTTTATGGCGGGGTGGTCCTGCGCGACCTCCTCGCCGTTTATACGACTGTGATCCGGGCCGTGCCGGAACTGGTGCTGATCTTGATCCTCTATTACGTCGGCACCGATCTCATTAACAAAGTCTCGGGCGCCATGGGCTATGGCCGGGTCGAGATTAGCGGTGTCGTCGCCGGGATCTGGGTGCTCGGCGTGGTGCAGGGCGCCTATGCCACCGAGGTGCTGCGCGGCGCGATCCAAGCCGTGCCCGCGGGCCAGATTGAGGCCGCGCGCGCTTACGGGATGCCGCCGCTGATGCTGCTGCGCCGCGTGACGATCCCCGCGATGATGTCCTTTGCCACGCCGGGTCTGGCGAACCTGTGGTTGATTGCAACCAAAGACACGGCGCTTCTGGCCATCGTCGGCTTCAGCGAATTGACGCTGGAGACCCGACAGGCCGCCGCCAGCACGCGCGCCTATTTCACCTTCTTCCTCGCCGCGGGCGCGCTTTATTTAATCGTGACGCTATGTTCTGGCGCGGTCTTTGCCCGGATCGAAAAATGGGCGCGCCGTGGTCAGCCGTCGCTGAAAGGAGCGGGCCGATGA